A section of the Ochotona princeps isolate mOchPri1 chromosome 19, mOchPri1.hap1, whole genome shotgun sequence genome encodes:
- the LOC101517654 gene encoding serine protease inhibitor Kazal-type 6, with protein MCFLKDKRGWITRSQGRLPGTGVLRRRLFQVDCAEFRDPKIFCTRESNPHCGSDGQTYGNKCAFCKAVAKSNGKINLKHHGKC; from the exons ATGTGCTTTCTAAAGGACAAGAGAGGCTGGATCACGAGATCGCAGGGGCGATTGCCAGGGACGGGTGTCTTAAGGAGACGCCTCTTTCAA GTTGACTGTGCTGAGTTCCGTGACCCCAAGATCTTCTGTACCCGGGAATCTAATCCCCACTGTGGCTCGGATGGCCAGACATATGGCAACAAATGTGCCTTCTGCAAGGCAGTGGC gAAAAGCAATGGGAAGATTAACCTAAAGCATCACGGGAAATGCTGA